One genomic segment of Ricinus communis isolate WT05 ecotype wild-type chromosome 5, ASM1957865v1, whole genome shotgun sequence includes these proteins:
- the LOC125370130 gene encoding uncharacterized protein LOC125370130 produces the protein MASSLSSSCYTALIKPSLKLSVTRRPALQVRAQRFRDEGRSPSDIVEANLSVLKERIQEVKMKERLERCCRCEHGWNYASGYNYKLKKQAELSQFFDLLTLVFGTFGFTCLSGTFVLCMFSLLAHLNLIDLL, from the exons ATGGCTTCTTCGTTATCTTCTTCATGTTACACAGCTCTGATAAAGCCATCTCTCAAGCTCAGTGTTACTCGTCGTCCAGCTTTGCAAGTTCGAGCACAGAGATTTAGAGACGAAG GGAGGTCACCCAGTGACATTGTTGAGGCAAATTTGAGTGTCTTGAAAGAGAGAATACAGGAGGTTAAGATGAAGGAGAGGCTTGAGAGATGTTGCAGATGTGAACATGGGTGGAACTATGCATCTGGGTATAATTACAAGCTCAAAAAACAAGCAGAGTTATCTCAGTTTTTTGATCTTCTAACTTTGGTTTTTGGCACTTTTGGTTTCACTTGTCTTAGCGGTACTTTTGTCCTTTGCATGTTTTCTCTTTTAGCTCATTTAAAtcttattgatttattataa